The genomic stretch CAAAAAAAAGCTAATAAACTATCATAACAAAAACCTTAATGGCTAGAACTGCAACTGCTTTACACTGATTTCAGTTGAGATTGCACAATGGGCATCGAACTTTTAACATTCTACCACTTATACGGGCATCTAACTTTTACATTCTACGACTTATATATACTAGCAATCACTTATTCAATGCAGTATAATTTCTTGagtattttctttcttttcatatCAATGATTAAAAACAAAATTGTAGATTATTATATGATCAAGAAAATGACACACTTACAACATATGGAACTTGTAATCACAATTAGGATAAGGTACATAGAGAATACAATCTCCATCAATGACTTATAGTCAAACATGCACGAATAAGACAGAATAATTACTgcccaaaaacaaaaatgagaaaacaaaTAACGCTGACATAGATCTCTATGCTGATGTTACAACCTCCGGTTGCGCTGCAATTGGGCTTCTGACTGAGTATTTTGCTGATGTCCATGTAAGAGATCCATCAGATGGAGTTTTGTAGGGCGATAATGGAGTAAATGTAATTTCATAGCTCAACTTCTGGTTCACCTTTGAGAAACTTAGAATTCTTGGTTTGACTGTCACATTGACACCTCCCGGCTGATCAATCTTGACTCTGTAGATTGAGTTAGCGTCGCCAACGTTAGTGACTGTCCTTGTATACTTCTGAATTGTTGATCCAACTACAATTGAGAATGAAGGATAGTTCaattgtgtctcggatattctTGATTCAGCCTTGCAATTTGCCTTGCGTTGTAAAATTCTGCCAACTTCCCAGTCTGAATAATTCAAACCACACAAATAAGGGATGTAATCTTTTGGTTCAATGTCATAAATGAGTCCTGGATTGTTTGCTCTCGCTGGATTAACATGGCCTGAGCCCATGGTGAAAAGGTCGGCTGGAAGGTGCTTTTCATCCTCGATGGGATTCTGGGCAAGGTTCACAAGATCAGCAGTGGTCATCATCGCGGACTTAATTGCCGCTGGAGACCAATCGGGGTGTGCACTTTTCAGTAATGCCGCGACACCACTGAGGTGAGGGCAAGACATTGAAGTGCCTGAGAGTACGTGAAAGTTGGCTTTTGTGTTGGTGCTGTTTTCGACTGATTCATGATAGGCAGCAAGAATGTTTACACCAGGGCCAATTATGTCTGGTTTCAAGATTCCAGGACTAGAATAGCTCGGACCTCTGGAGGAGAAGGAAGCAACTGCAGGAGCGTGACTATCTCCAATGATAGTTCCTTTGAATGAGAATGTAGCTACGGGTGAACTAGTTGACTCAAGATAGGCAATGAGTTTAAGTCGATCAGCGTAATTGATATTTGTGGCTGGAAGAACATGAGCATCGGCCCGTGTAGTGTAACCCTCTTGTTCCGAATTAATCATGATCATGCCTACACCACCAGCAGCCTTAACATTTGTTCCCTTACTGGTTGGAGGTATGAGACCTACTTCACATATCACTATTTTTCCTTTGACTTGTGTGATGTTCAGCAATGCTTCAGTGCAGTACCGATCAGCATCAGTATCACTCTGGTTTAGGCCAGGGTAAAACAAAGGATACAATCTTGGATGAAAATCTTTAGGCTGATATAGAGACTGGCCATCTAGCTCCTTCTTGTTTCCAAGCACAGCAGTTGCCCTTATCTGTCTGTCAATAGTGCTTGCGCCAACAGTAAGAATCCATGGCGCATCATTGGACAGAGTGGAACCAAAAGGACCATTATTTCCTGCTGAGCAGCTCACCAAGATGCCTTTTTCCATTGCACTATATGCACCGAGAGCTATGTTGTCATTGTGAAATGGTACCGAACTTCCACCGAGGGAGAGGGAAAGAATATCAACGCCATCGTCGATAGCAACGTCCATTGCAGCCAATATATCACTCTCAGAACAGCCAGTAGTACATACTTTGTAGATTGCCAAGTGAGCATGAGGGGCAACACCGACAGCAGTGCCATTGGCATTTCCAAATACATTGGCCCCCTTGACAAAGTTTCCTGCAGCTGTGCCTGCTGTGTGAGTTCCATGGCCACTCTCATCAGCTGGAGAGCCATTTCCATCCTGGAAAAATCTAGCTCCAATCAATTTTTTATTGCAAACTGGGGTATTGAATTCACACTTTCCCTTCCATTTAGCAGGAGGTGGAGGCATTCCTTCATCACTGAATGAAGGGTGGTTTGGCTCAATTCCAGTGTCCAGGACTCCAATGATGACACCCTTTCCATAATTGGACTCCCTCCAAAATCCCGAGTTCTGATGCAGCCCCAGAAAGATAGGACTGTGAGTTGTATGCAAAGACAGCATCCTCTGGGGCCGAGCTGATAGAAAACCAGGCTTCTTTTCCATTACTTTGACATCCTCAGCTGATAATTTGGCAGAAAATCCTTTGAAAACATTGTGATAACAATACACCATTCTTTGTGCTTCATTTGTGCTTGCAATTGTTGTTGGCAAGAAAGAATTGTACCATCTATCTAAATCTTCATTTGGGCTTGAAATACTAGCGGTGGACAGTTGAGCGTAAGATTCAGGTAACTCAACATGAACAATGTATGTCTCCAAATTGGCAGAGATTGCCAATAATTGTAAACTCAGAACAGAAAACAGATTTAGAATGTGCATTAAGCCCATGTTTCACTACACAAGTTTCGCCTCAATTATATCTCAAGTAACCAGGTAAAGTATTTGCTCAAAGCTGTTTGGTATACACAAGAAAGACTGTACTGAAGCTAACTATCAACTAATGATTGTGTTGCCGATTATGAAATTGGGAGATGAATATATATAGCCATTGCAGCCATAAAGCTGATAACTAATCTCTAGAGTGCAGTCTAGATGCAACATGTCTAAAGACCAGTCAGCTTGTTTAAGAACTCATGATCAagcctctctttttttcttctctgtTTCTTGAGGGTGTCCTAAAGTGGTACTAATAAGTCTTAAATTTTGAGGGGATCTCCAAGTTGAGAGTCCCAGTGGCTGG from Coffea eugenioides isolate CCC68of chromosome 8, Ceug_1.0, whole genome shotgun sequence encodes the following:
- the LOC113781089 gene encoding subtilisin-like protease SBT1.7; its protein translation is MGLMHILNLFSVLSLQLLAISANLETYIVHVELPESYAQLSTASISSPNEDLDRWYNSFLPTTIASTNEAQRMVYCYHNVFKGFSAKLSAEDVKVMEKKPGFLSARPQRMLSLHTTHSPIFLGLHQNSGFWRESNYGKGVIIGVLDTGIEPNHPSFSDEGMPPPPAKWKGKCEFNTPVCNKKLIGARFFQDGNGSPADESGHGTHTAGTAAGNFVKGANVFGNANGTAVGVAPHAHLAIYKVCTTGCSESDILAAMDVAIDDGVDILSLSLGGSSVPFHNDNIALGAYSAMEKGILVSCSAGNNGPFGSTLSNDAPWILTVGASTIDRQIRATAVLGNKKELDGQSLYQPKDFHPRLYPLFYPGLNQSDTDADRYCTEALLNITQVKGKIVICEVGLIPPTSKGTNVKAAGGVGMIMINSEQEGYTTRADAHVLPATNINYADRLKLIAYLESTSSPVATFSFKGTIIGDSHAPAVASFSSRGPSYSSPGILKPDIIGPGVNILAAYHESVENSTNTKANFHVLSGTSMSCPHLSGVAALLKSAHPDWSPAAIKSAMMTTADLVNLAQNPIEDEKHLPADLFTMGSGHVNPARANNPGLIYDIEPKDYIPYLCGLNYSDWEVGRILQRKANCKAESRISETQLNYPSFSIVVGSTIQKYTRTVTNVGDANSIYRVKIDQPGGVNVTVKPRILSFSKVNQKLSYEITFTPLSPYKTPSDGSLTWTSAKYSVRSPIAAQPEVVTSA